The region CCACGCGCTCAGGACCAGCATCATGTCCTCAAGCGTAGCGCGCAGCCTCGCGCCAGCAGAAACAGCAGCGGCCGGAAGCGTAAGCGAGGCCACAAGACCTCCACATCCGCTCTGCGCTGTCCGCGCTCCAGCATGACGGCAGTTGTGGTCCCCCTCTGCGCAGGTGCGGGCCAGCCATAGGAGGCCAGCACATGGGAGAAGGTAACCCCCGCAGCACGATCAATCCCCCCGTCACCCTGGAAACCGATAAGGCCAGCGCTACCTCCAGCCGTGGAGCCAACACCAATCTGGATCCAAATCTGCAAGGTGGCCCAACCACAGCTGCCGATCAGGCTGCCACTCAGGAAATTACCCACCAGGACGCGCAGCCTGGCGGCATGCCCGAGGGCATTCTGGATCAGAGCGATCCGGCCAGGCAGATGGACAACAGCGGGCTGCTGCGTCCAAGTGCCGAGGGCGCCGACGCGGCGATCATGGGCGGCAGTGGCCACGCCCGCAACGAGCACAGCGACTGACCCCCAGCATCCCCACGCTGCATACAGCTGCAGAATGGGGCTTTAATTCGGCTTGGCCCAGACTTCACCCGCTTCATGAGGGCCGCCACATACACTGACTCACGTAACGGAGGAACCACCATGACAAACAGCAACAGTGGCACGAATGGCAGCACCGGCATGGACCAGACCCGCATGATCAGCGGCGCAGCAGGCGGAGCCCTGCTGCTGATGGGCCTCAAGAAGCGCGGCATCCTGGGACTGACCCTGGCCGGTGTGGGCGGCTACCTGGCCTACCGCGCCGCTACCGGTCAGGACCCGGTGATGGCTGCGGCCGGCCTGAGCGGCAATGCCACGGCAGCCAAGCCCATCTTCGTAGAGCACAGCGTGGTTATCGACCGCCCCGCGCAGCTGGTCTACGATTACTGGCGCAAACTGGAAAACCTCCCGCAGATCATGAGCCACCTCGAAAGCGTAACCGTGCTCGACGAGAAGCGCAGCCGCTGGGTGGCCAAGGCGCCGCTGGGCACGCACGTCGAATGGGAAGCTGAAATCGTCAATGACAAGCCGGGCGAGCGTATCGGCTGGCACAGCCTGCCCGGCGCCACCGTAGACAACGCTGGCAGCGTGCAGTTTGAAAGCCTCCCCGGTGGCGGCACCCGCGTGCACGTGGCCCTGAGCTACCGTCCGCCCGCCGGTGCCCTTGGTGCTGCTGTCGCCAAGCTGTTCGGCGAGGAGCCCAGCCAGCAGATCGCCGAGGACCTGCAGAACTTCAAGGCGACCTTCGAAGGCACCAATCCCAAAGTCTGAAGCAGGCTGATATTGCAGCAAAGAGGCCCCACTTGTGTGGGGCCTCTTTAAGCTTGCACGGAATTACCAGTTGAGGATGTAGTTCGTGAAGGGCGCGCCGCTCTTTTCGACCTTCACTTCGTTCAGGCTGTACAGCGTCCAGCCGGGCTTGAGGTTCATCAGATCCGTGCCGCTTTTACTGCCGGTGCCTTCCTTGCTGTAGATGAAGGCCTTGCCGGTCGAGCCGGTGCGGACTTCATTGTCAGCGCTGTCATACCGGTTGTTCCCGTTGGCGTCCACATACGCGAGCAGCTCGTAGGCACCGTTTGCGGGCGACTCAGGCAGGCTCACCGC is a window of Deinococcus deserti VCD115 DNA encoding:
- a CDS encoding SRPBCC family protein, producing MTNSNSGTNGSTGMDQTRMISGAAGGALLLMGLKKRGILGLTLAGVGGYLAYRAATGQDPVMAAAGLSGNATAAKPIFVEHSVVIDRPAQLVYDYWRKLENLPQIMSHLESVTVLDEKRSRWVAKAPLGTHVEWEAEIVNDKPGERIGWHSLPGATVDNAGSVQFESLPGGGTRVHVALSYRPPAGALGAAVAKLFGEEPSQQIAEDLQNFKATFEGTNPKV